The Kitasatospora sp. NBC_00374 genome has a segment encoding these proteins:
- a CDS encoding amino acid adenylation domain-containing protein, with translation MTVDESTAVPAAAGRQELLRQRLARARAAKAAHRGITPRPDGAAATLSFAQRRMWFLAQYEPDSGAYNIPLALRISGEPDTAALAAALTDLVRRHEVLRTVYPSADGRVRPELHGAERFALTTLDLPAAEADAWLADEARRPFDLAADLPVRAALLRTGDGGSVLSLVLHHIAADGWSIGVLWRDLAEAYTARLAGQAPEAAPLPVQYADVAHWQQTVLAEELTRQQSWWQERLRGATATVTVPADRPRPAVAGSRGERIALALGIERSRRIRALAEQTGSTVYMVLLAALQTVLSRYTGAEDVVVGSPVAGRNRSETEPLIGCFVNTLAMRTDLSGDPTVRGLLERVREGTLGAFAHQDLPFERLIDALGLERELAHTPLFQVMLNVQNDAAERPALPGVEVDWLDVGTGTAKFDLSIAVVDGGGELTGDLIWRTELYDEPTVRRTLGHLTTVLDAMAADPDRPLADLPLLTAAEERQLAAWDDTARTWDLTGTLHGLIEEQARRTPHAPAVLGADGRLSYAELDHRANELAHRLVALGVGPDRPVGLFVERSAALVVGMLGILKAGGAYLPLDPVYPDERIRALLTTASAAAVVTTADLAPRTADAAPTALLPGLDVPTGPPVGPPAVEVRPEHLCYLLFTSGSTGAPKAVAVEHRNYRNYLHGLRERLAAPSGAVTPAEPWNWALVSTFAADLGTTNVFGALTGGGCLHLLTRDQATDPDAFAGYLAAHRIDAMKLVPSHLEGLAAHGDRLAEVLPGRLLICAGEPLRPDLVARIRAAAPGLTLHNHYGPTETTVSMLGDAVPAELGDAVTAPLGRPFGNVGAHVLDGRRRPVPVGVPGELYVSGGGVARGYLGRDDLTAERFLELPQGRAYRTGDLVRRRPDGAVEFLGRADHQVKIRGFRVEIGEVEAELTARPEVREAVVVTRGEGAARALVGYVVPAAGPVDAAALRAALRARLPDYMVPAALVVLDALPLTGNGKVDRAALPEPAAPQRPAGAGAALATPTEHQVADAFRQVLQTEEIGAEDDFFALGGDSFTAVHTVRLLARGLSVIDLFQQPTVRELAALLDDRATGTGQEGPRRLLHRLTRSTAPAALTVVCVPYGGGSPVTFQPLADALPAGHRLYAVELPGHDPSRPDDDLADLDRLADLLVEQITERIDGPVVLYGHCLGGALATALASRLEAAGGDLRGLVLGGTFPAARLPGRFAEWLAKRLPGDRMLSNRSYLDYLRAMGGFTDVYDADEQDFLVRALRHDVRQAEDFYTRAYGDGRPAPITAPILCVVGEKDRATLLYEERYAEWEHFGERVSLAVIPRAGHYFLKHQAAELARVLTGWTAAPPPAAEAPATRSARPDLGTFAKVAIGQFVSMIGTGLSTFALGVWVYLRTGSAFDFAMISVVAVLPAVLLLPIAGAVADRTDRRKIMIVTDTVAALGMLSLGLLLWTDLLQLWHVYLVACIGSTCTAFQRPAYLAAITQLVPKRYLGQANGLAQLGAGAGDMMAVLAGGVLVSLIGLHGVVLFDMATFLVGVSALLMVRFPDTMFEKREEPLLREVVTGWRYIVRRHSLVAMVVFFVVFNYLFAVVTVLVTPMVLAAGSAVELGVVTAVGGVGAMTGALVMALWGGTRRRSVGMIGFTSVVGAAAVLAGIRPQPVFVACGLFVLWGSLMILNSHWMALIQTKVGMELQGRVLATNQMLAMSMMPLGFLTAGPLSDHVFEPLMRPGGALADSLGLLLGAGPGRGAGLLLVLVGLALAGWGLLGLAYRPLRLIEDLLPDAVPEPEIGDKDTIQAEADRLLAHTRHATEPGPPRIPAGTPS, from the coding sequence ATGACCGTCGACGAGAGCACCGCCGTCCCCGCCGCCGCCGGCCGGCAGGAACTGCTCCGGCAGCGCCTCGCCAGGGCCCGGGCGGCCAAGGCCGCCCACCGCGGCATCACGCCCCGGCCGGACGGCGCCGCCGCCACGCTGTCCTTCGCCCAGCGCCGGATGTGGTTCCTGGCGCAGTACGAGCCGGACAGCGGCGCGTACAACATCCCGCTCGCGCTGCGGATCTCCGGCGAGCCGGACACCGCCGCCCTCGCCGCCGCGCTGACCGACCTGGTCCGGCGGCACGAGGTGCTGCGCACCGTGTACCCGTCCGCGGACGGCCGCGTCCGGCCCGAGCTGCACGGCGCCGAGCGGTTCGCGCTGACCACCCTCGACCTCCCCGCCGCCGAGGCCGACGCCTGGCTCGCGGACGAGGCCCGGCGGCCCTTCGACCTCGCCGCAGACCTCCCGGTCCGGGCCGCACTGCTGCGCACCGGCGACGGCGGCAGCGTGCTCAGCCTGGTGCTGCACCACATAGCCGCCGACGGCTGGTCGATCGGCGTGCTCTGGCGCGACCTCGCCGAGGCCTACACCGCCCGCCTCGCCGGCCAGGCCCCCGAGGCCGCGCCGCTGCCCGTCCAGTACGCCGACGTCGCGCACTGGCAGCAGACCGTCCTCGCCGAGGAGCTGACCCGTCAGCAGTCCTGGTGGCAGGAGCGGCTGCGCGGCGCCACCGCCACCGTCACGGTGCCGGCCGACCGGCCCCGGCCGGCCGTGGCCGGCAGCCGCGGCGAGCGGATCGCCCTCGCCCTGGGCATCGAGCGCTCCCGCCGGATCAGGGCCCTCGCCGAGCAGACCGGCTCGACGGTCTACATGGTGCTGCTCGCCGCCCTGCAGACCGTGCTGTCCCGCTACACCGGCGCCGAGGACGTGGTGGTCGGCAGCCCGGTCGCCGGGCGGAACCGCAGCGAGACCGAGCCGCTGATCGGCTGCTTCGTCAACACCCTGGCGATGCGCACCGACCTCTCCGGCGACCCCACCGTCCGCGGCCTGCTGGAGCGCGTCCGCGAGGGCACCCTCGGCGCCTTCGCCCACCAGGACCTGCCGTTCGAGCGGCTGATCGACGCACTCGGCCTGGAGCGCGAGCTCGCCCACACCCCGCTCTTCCAGGTGATGCTGAACGTCCAGAACGACGCGGCCGAGCGGCCCGCGCTGCCCGGCGTCGAGGTCGACTGGCTGGACGTCGGCACCGGCACCGCCAAGTTCGACCTGTCGATCGCCGTGGTGGACGGCGGCGGCGAGCTCACCGGCGACCTGATCTGGCGCACCGAGCTCTACGACGAGCCGACCGTCCGCCGCACCCTCGGACACCTCACCACCGTGCTCGACGCCATGGCGGCCGACCCGGACCGCCCGCTGGCCGACCTGCCGCTGCTCACCGCCGCCGAGGAACGGCAACTCGCCGCCTGGGACGACACCGCCCGCACCTGGGACCTGACCGGCACCCTGCACGGACTGATCGAGGAGCAGGCCCGCCGCACCCCGCACGCACCCGCCGTGCTCGGCGCCGACGGCCGGCTCAGCTACGCCGAACTCGACCACCGGGCGAACGAGCTGGCGCACCGGCTGGTCGCCCTCGGGGTCGGCCCGGACCGCCCGGTCGGCCTGTTCGTCGAGCGCTCGGCCGCCCTGGTGGTCGGCATGCTCGGCATCCTCAAGGCCGGCGGCGCCTACCTCCCGCTCGACCCGGTCTACCCGGACGAGCGGATCCGGGCGCTGCTCACCACCGCCTCGGCCGCCGCCGTGGTGACCACCGCCGACCTCGCCCCCAGGACCGCCGACGCGGCGCCCACCGCCCTGCTCCCCGGCCTCGACGTCCCGACCGGTCCGCCCGTCGGCCCGCCCGCGGTCGAGGTCCGCCCCGAGCACCTCTGCTACCTGCTCTTCACCTCCGGCTCCACCGGTGCGCCCAAGGCGGTCGCCGTCGAGCACCGCAACTACCGCAACTACCTGCACGGACTGCGCGAGCGGCTCGCCGCCCCCAGCGGCGCGGTCACCCCCGCCGAACCGTGGAACTGGGCGCTGGTCTCCACCTTCGCCGCCGACCTCGGCACCACCAACGTCTTCGGTGCCCTCACCGGCGGCGGCTGCCTGCACCTGCTGACCCGCGACCAGGCCACCGACCCGGACGCCTTCGCCGGCTACCTGGCCGCCCACCGGATCGACGCGATGAAGCTGGTCCCCAGCCACCTGGAGGGCCTGGCCGCGCACGGCGACCGGCTCGCCGAGGTGCTGCCCGGCCGGCTGCTGATCTGCGCCGGCGAACCGCTGCGCCCCGATCTGGTGGCCCGGATCCGCGCCGCCGCGCCCGGGCTGACCCTGCACAACCACTACGGCCCGACCGAGACCACCGTCTCGATGCTCGGTGACGCCGTCCCCGCCGAGCTCGGCGACGCCGTCACCGCGCCACTCGGCCGCCCCTTCGGCAACGTCGGCGCCCACGTCCTGGACGGCCGCCGCCGGCCCGTCCCGGTCGGGGTGCCGGGCGAGCTGTACGTCTCCGGCGGCGGTGTGGCCCGCGGCTACCTCGGCCGCGACGACCTGACCGCCGAACGGTTCCTGGAGCTGCCGCAGGGCCGCGCCTACCGCACCGGCGACCTGGTCCGCCGACGGCCGGACGGCGCGGTCGAGTTCCTCGGCCGGGCCGACCACCAGGTCAAGATCCGCGGCTTCCGGGTCGAGATCGGCGAGGTCGAGGCGGAACTGACGGCCCGCCCGGAGGTCCGCGAGGCCGTGGTCGTCACCCGCGGCGAGGGCGCCGCCCGCGCGCTCGTCGGCTACGTCGTTCCGGCCGCCGGCCCGGTCGACGCCGCCGCCCTGCGCGCCGCCCTGCGCGCCCGGCTGCCCGACTACATGGTGCCCGCCGCGCTGGTGGTGCTGGACGCCCTGCCGCTCACCGGCAACGGCAAGGTCGACCGCGCCGCCCTGCCCGAACCGGCCGCCCCGCAGCGGCCGGCCGGCGCCGGCGCGGCCCTGGCGACGCCCACCGAACACCAGGTCGCGGACGCCTTCCGGCAGGTCCTGCAGACCGAGGAGATCGGTGCCGAGGACGACTTCTTCGCCCTCGGCGGCGACTCGTTCACCGCCGTGCACACCGTCCGCCTGCTCGCCCGGGGCCTGTCGGTGATCGACCTGTTCCAGCAGCCCACCGTCCGCGAACTCGCCGCCCTGCTGGACGACCGCGCCACCGGCACCGGCCAGGAGGGCCCCCGCCGGCTCCTGCACCGGCTCACCCGCTCCACCGCGCCCGCCGCCCTGACCGTGGTCTGCGTCCCGTACGGCGGCGGCAGCCCGGTCACCTTCCAGCCCCTGGCGGACGCACTGCCGGCCGGCCACCGGCTGTACGCCGTCGAACTGCCCGGCCACGACCCGAGCCGGCCCGACGACGACCTCGCCGACCTCGACCGCCTCGCCGACCTGCTGGTCGAGCAGATCACCGAGCGGATCGACGGCCCGGTGGTGCTCTACGGCCACTGCCTCGGCGGCGCGCTCGCCACCGCCCTGGCCTCCCGGCTGGAGGCCGCCGGCGGCGACCTGCGCGGCCTGGTGCTCGGCGGCACCTTCCCGGCCGCCCGCCTGCCCGGCCGCTTCGCCGAGTGGCTGGCCAAGCGGCTGCCCGGGGACCGGATGCTCTCCAACCGCTCCTACCTCGACTACCTGCGGGCGATGGGCGGCTTCACCGACGTCTACGACGCGGACGAGCAGGACTTCCTGGTCCGCGCGCTGCGCCACGACGTCCGGCAGGCCGAGGACTTCTACACCCGCGCCTACGGGGACGGGCGCCCGGCGCCGATCACGGCCCCGATCCTGTGCGTGGTGGGGGAGAAGGACCGCGCGACCCTGCTGTACGAGGAGCGGTACGCCGAGTGGGAGCACTTCGGCGAGCGGGTCTCGCTCGCCGTGATCCCCCGGGCCGGGCACTACTTCCTCAAGCACCAGGCGGCCGAACTCGCCCGGGTGCTGACCGGGTGGACGGCCGCGCCGCCGCCCGCGGCCGAGGCCCCGGCCACCCGGTCGGCCCGCCCCGACCTCGGCACCTTCGCCAAGGTCGCGATTGGCCAGTTCGTCTCGATGATCGGCACCGGGCTGTCCACCTTCGCGCTCGGCGTCTGGGTCTACCTGCGGACCGGATCGGCCTTCGACTTCGCGATGATCTCGGTGGTGGCGGTGCTGCCCGCCGTCCTGCTGCTGCCGATCGCCGGCGCCGTGGCGGACCGGACCGACCGGCGCAAGATCATGATTGTCACGGACACCGTCGCCGCCCTCGGCATGCTCTCCCTGGGCCTGCTGCTCTGGACCGACCTGCTCCAGCTCTGGCACGTCTACCTGGTCGCCTGCATCGGCTCGACCTGCACCGCCTTCCAACGCCCCGCCTACCTGGCGGCCATCACCCAGCTCGTCCCCAAGCGCTACCTCGGCCAGGCCAACGGACTGGCGCAACTCGGCGCCGGCGCGGGCGACATGATGGCGGTGCTGGCCGGCGGCGTGCTGGTCTCGCTGATCGGACTGCACGGGGTGGTGCTGTTCGACATGGCCACCTTCCTGGTCGGCGTGAGCGCGCTGCTGATGGTCCGCTTCCCCGACACCATGTTCGAGAAGCGGGAGGAGCCCCTGCTGCGCGAGGTGGTCACCGGCTGGCGGTACATCGTCCGGCGGCACAGCCTGGTCGCGATGGTGGTCTTCTTCGTGGTCTTCAACTACCTCTTCGCGGTCGTCACCGTGCTGGTCACCCCGATGGTGCTGGCCGCCGGCTCGGCGGTCGAACTCGGCGTCGTCACCGCCGTCGGCGGCGTCGGCGCGATGACCGGCGCCCTGGTGATGGCCCTGTGGGGCGGCACCCGGCGCCGCTCCGTCGGCATGATCGGCTTCACCTCGGTGGTCGGCGCGGCCGCGGTGCTGGCCGGCATCCGGCCGCAGCCGGTCTTCGTGGCCTGCGGGCTGTTCGTGCTCTGGGGATCGCTGATGATCCTCAACTCGCACTGGATGGCGCTGATCCAGACCAAGGTCGGCATGGAGCTCCAGGGCCGCGTCCTGGCGACCAACCAGATGCTCGCGATGTCGATGATGCCGCTCGGCTTCCTCACCGCGGGCCCGCTGTCGGACCACGTCTTCGAGCCCCTCATGCGGCCCGGTGGCGCCCTCGCGGACTCCCTCGGCCTCCTCCTCGGCGCCGGCCCGGGCCGGGGCGCCGGCCTGCTGCTCGTCCTGGTCGGCCTCGCCCTCGCCGGCTGGGGCCTGCTCGGCCTCGCCTACCGCCCGCTGCGCCTGATCGAGGACCTCCTCCCGGACGCCGTCCCCGAGCCCGAGATCGGCGACAAGGACACCATCCAGGCCGAGGCCGACCGCCTCCTCGCCCACACCCGCCACGCCACCGAACCCGGCCCGCCCCGGATCCCCGCCGGCACCCCCTCCTGA
- a CDS encoding alpha/beta hydrolase — MSIRGFAADRRHRAAALAAAVICSTLVTAPGLARADGMASPSVPVPRLDWSPCIPGSPFDCATAKVPLDYGNPGGRTVDLAVVRRVATDPGRRVGTLFVNPGGPGGPGTVQVPQNYEDLPQEVRERFDIVSWDPRGIGNSTAVNCFGSPEEAAAWAATKPAGFPVGEQERASWIAAFKKLGEGCQQRDPELLRHVSTADTAHDLDLLRQAVGEPQLNYLGVSYGTILGATYANLYPDKVRAMILDSNIDPQAWTDHGAQGDPRLSTFLRMGSDVTAAATLDRFLTLCGSTTTAHCAFSAGSPEATRDKFDQLMQRLRKQPVGAWTYAATVADAVNSLYIANPGWADLAGRLQELWDGRTPEPSTPPPPPPVAQPSPYTGDEQGGAVLCGDSPNPRDPAVYHALEEAAAARAGDAGRFWTWAAEPCSTWPAQAANRYDGPWNNPTANTVLVIGTVYDPSTPYTNAQAMAKELASARLLTNNGYGHTALFNPNSCIQAHESRYLLDGTLPAAGTVCEVDTPPFSSAKPHGGVATGGGGTADTVS, encoded by the coding sequence ATGTCGATACGCGGATTCGCAGCGGACCGCCGACACCGTGCGGCGGCTCTCGCCGCAGCGGTGATCTGCTCGACCTTGGTGACGGCGCCGGGGCTCGCCCGGGCCGACGGTATGGCGTCACCGTCGGTTCCCGTCCCGCGGCTGGACTGGAGTCCCTGCATACCCGGCAGTCCGTTCGACTGCGCCACCGCCAAGGTACCGCTGGACTACGGCAACCCCGGTGGCCGCACCGTCGACCTGGCGGTCGTCCGGCGGGTGGCGACCGACCCCGGGCGGCGCGTCGGCACCCTGTTCGTGAACCCCGGCGGCCCCGGCGGGCCCGGGACGGTGCAGGTGCCACAGAACTACGAGGACCTCCCGCAGGAGGTGCGGGAACGGTTCGACATCGTCAGCTGGGACCCCCGCGGCATCGGCAACAGCACTGCGGTCAACTGCTTCGGCAGTCCCGAGGAGGCCGCCGCGTGGGCGGCGACCAAACCGGCCGGGTTCCCGGTGGGCGAGCAGGAGCGGGCGAGCTGGATCGCCGCGTTCAAGAAGCTGGGCGAGGGCTGTCAGCAGCGTGACCCCGAGCTGCTGCGGCACGTGTCGACCGCCGACACCGCCCACGACCTCGACCTGCTCCGCCAGGCGGTGGGCGAGCCGCAGCTCAACTACCTCGGGGTCTCCTACGGCACGATCCTCGGTGCGACCTACGCGAACCTCTACCCCGACAAGGTCCGCGCCATGATCCTGGACAGCAATATCGACCCGCAGGCCTGGACGGACCACGGCGCGCAGGGCGACCCCCGGCTCTCGACGTTCCTGCGGATGGGTTCGGACGTCACCGCCGCGGCCACCCTGGACCGGTTCCTCACCCTGTGCGGGTCCACCACCACCGCGCACTGTGCCTTCTCCGCCGGCAGCCCGGAAGCGACCCGCGACAAGTTCGACCAGCTGATGCAGCGGCTCCGGAAACAGCCGGTGGGCGCGTGGACCTATGCCGCCACGGTCGCCGACGCGGTGAACAGCCTCTACATCGCCAACCCCGGCTGGGCCGACCTCGCCGGCCGGCTCCAGGAGCTGTGGGACGGCCGCACCCCGGAGCCGTCCACCCCTCCGCCCCCGCCGCCGGTCGCCCAGCCGAGCCCGTACACGGGTGACGAACAGGGGGGTGCCGTGCTCTGCGGCGACAGCCCCAACCCGCGTGACCCCGCCGTCTACCACGCACTGGAGGAGGCCGCCGCCGCGCGTGCGGGCGACGCCGGACGCTTCTGGACCTGGGCGGCGGAGCCGTGCTCCACCTGGCCGGCCCAGGCCGCCAACCGGTACGACGGCCCGTGGAACAACCCGACGGCCAACACCGTCCTGGTGATCGGCACCGTCTACGACCCCTCCACGCCCTACACCAACGCGCAGGCCATGGCCAAGGAACTGGCCAGCGCCCGCCTGCTGACCAACAACGGGTACGGGCACACCGCGCTGTTCAACCCCAACAGCTGCATCCAGGCGCACGAGAGCCGGTACCTCCTCGACGGCACCCTCCCGGCGGCCGGGACGGTGTGCGAGGTGGACACCCCGCCGTTTTCCTCGGCCAAGCCGCACGGCGGCGTCGCCACCGGCGGGGGCGGGACGGCGGACACCGTCTCCTGA